TGCTTATTGCTAATACACATGTATTGTGTGACACAACATAATAAACAAAGAGACAATGAAAGTGAAGTGACATGTTGTCTTTATTTCAAGTTCCATACATGTACAAAAGGATCTGTAGTTCCACATATGCACAAAGGACATGTCACACATTCCACAATGTTCCATGCTCATACAATACACACACTTGTCATGCTAAAAGTTGTAACAACCACACATCCCCGCAAAAACAACACTCAACATCATACAGAGTAGCAGGCACCTCTAGCAAGCGCACTGTACATAAGCATGTAAGCCACCTCATGGTAAAGAGCGGAACCCCCTACGTATGTTCTTTGTACATCCTGCCAGGAGCATGCCATGAGTTGAGTGTCATCTGCTAGGTACCAACTGCTTTCGTTGTTCCAGACGTATGCAGTGTTATGTCCGTCGTAGTGAGTACCACGGTGGGCTACCACACCATACAGTCCGTACAGATGCTCGGCTCCTTCTGTGGATTCCTTAGCTAGACATTTAAGATCAAGAGTCTCAGGGAAGGTGAACAGCTCCTCCGTCTTTACGATGCAGGCACTGTTTCGGCCCATGTTCCTAACACGTTGGATCACAACGCACACATTGGTGGGCAGGATTAAAACCTTGCTTGTGATCTCGGCCTTGGCTTTTGCGTGACACGTATCACAGTTGTATGCGGACGCTATATCCTTTTGCTGGGAGTAGCTCTCCAAATACCCCTGTAGGTTATTCACGTGTTGGTTGCTCAAGTGTACAAGGATTGTGACAGACTTTTCACGTTTCACTTTGGTAGTGTGACAAGCAGTGCATCGTATACATTTCTCAGTCTCAAAGTCCCACATTGCTCGGATCGCTTTTACGGGTCCGTTTGTCAGCGCTTCGAGAATGCACCTGAAGACCGTATCTGCATCTTCCTGAACACAAAACAGCTGAAAGCCTTGGTGCTCATTCAATGCATTTACAAGAGGGTTTGGATCGCACGGCCTTTGGGACTCAAGGGCCATGTCATCCAAGAGACACTTGAGGGTCAGGGCTACAGATCCATAAGACAGGTGTCCTTGCCGCCCATTCCGGAGAAGATTGTGGAGTCCAGGCGTTGCATAGAGGCACTGCACGATGCTGTTTAAAGAGCAATTAGTTCCGTAGTTGATGAGGCCACGCATGGTCTGGCCTAACAAAGAACAATGTAATTGCAAAAACCTtcacaatataataataaaaaaaaaataatgtcttcttATTGTTCATGTGCTTCATATCACAATTCATATGGGTTAGTATTCTCCGGTGCAACTGCAAGCCACACTTGTAAACAGCTCTTTCAGGGACCGTATAGATCCCTTCTGGTCAAGCAACACCACAAGAACAGTCATGGTGTAATATCTGGTTGTGAACTCTTCTACAGGTCCCGGTTTCTTGACTTTTGTCAACATTATAACCGGAGCCCACTTAGACTCGATATGTGAAACAGCATCGTGAGTGAGACATTCTTCGTTGTCTAAAAACATGCTTGCGTTGGATAGCTGGACAAGTCCAGAGATCCCAGACAGTGCACTGTTGTTGAGCGCCACCTTCAGCAAGCCCTGAGTGCAATCCAGTGCAGTGACGTGAACCTTCATGGTCCGGTCTAGAACCTTGGCTCTCATTCTTAGTACAATGTTTCGAACAAGCTTATCCACACCGATGTTACACATGGCTGAAGTCCTCTGGTCACCCCTGACGGGCTTAGGATCTCCGTATACCAGCATTTTGGTGCTGACCATTACATCGGgtcctcctctttcttcctcttctcccGCACTGAGTGAAGCGTTAAGCCAGTTGGGTATTTCTGCCGTGTAATCCCTGAACGTGAAGCAGTTTTCCTCCAAGGTCAAGAAAGTTGGATTTCTTCTTTCGCTTGTGTCAAACCTTCTCAGCCACCCAATCGATCTGCCCAGCACAAGTGAGACCGAATCCGCTGTGCTCAGCCCGCAAAGCCACGTGCAGAGATCTGAGTCTGGCAAGTGCTTTTGCACTATGCTAGCGCAGAGTGTGAGCAAGCTGCCGCAGTTACGACCAAACAATGTTCTTCGGGATTTTTTAAAGTTCCTGCTGAGGTAGGAGACTAC
This Melanotaenia boesemani isolate fMelBoe1 unplaced genomic scaffold, fMelBoe1.pri scaffold_187_ctg1, whole genome shotgun sequence DNA region includes the following protein-coding sequences:
- the LOC121636183 gene encoding ubl carboxyl-terminal hydrolase 18-like — translated: MRGLINYGTNCSLNSIVQCLYATPGLHNLLRNGRQGHLSYGSVALTLKCLLDDMALESQRPCDPNPLVNALNEHQGFQLFCVQEDADTVFRCILEALTNGPVKAIRAMWDFETEKCIRCTACHTTKVKREKSVTILVHLSNQHVNNLQGYLESYSQQKDIASAYNCDTCHAKAKAEITSKVLILPTNVCVVIQRVRNMGRNSACIVKTEELFTFPETLDLKCLAKESTEGAEHLYGLYGVVAHRGTHYDGHNTAYVWNNESSWYLADDTQLMACSWQDVQRTYVGGSALYHEVAYMLMYSALARGACYSV